Within the Staphylococcus warneri genome, the region TTAGGAGTAAGCAAATGTCTGAAAAGCAATATGATTTAGTTGTATTAGGTGGTGGCACTGCAGGTTATGTAGCAGCAATACGTGCTTCACAGTTAGGTAAAACGGTTGCTATTGTTGAAAAATCGCTATTAGGAGGTACGTGTTTACATAAAGGATGCATTCCTACTAAATCACTACTAAAATCTGCAGAAGTAGTCCATACTATAAAAAATGCGAAACAATTTGGTATTGAAGTTCCTGAGTATCATTTGAATTATGAACGTATTTTAGATAGGAAAGATGAAATCGTAAATCAAATGTATCAAGGTGTTCAGCATTTAATGAAACAGAATCACATTGATGTGTTTAACGGCACTGGTCGTATTTTAGGAGAATCTATATTTTCTCCACAAAGTGGTACGATATCAGTAGAATTTGAAGATGGAGAAAATGAAATGATTCCAAATCAATTCGTACTTATAGCTACTGGTTCTTCACCACAACCGTTGCCATTTTTAAACTTTGATCATCAAGTAATATTATCGAGTGATGATATTTTAAATATGGATATTTTGCCAGATAGTATCGCAATTATTGGTGGGGGTGTCATTGGTTTAGAATTCGCATCGTATCTTACGGATTTAGGTGTCGATGTGACAATTATTGAAGCTAATGAACGCATTTTACCAAATGAAAGTGCTCAAATTGCAAAAACAATTAAACGAGAATTAGAAAATCGCGGAGCAAAATTCTTTGAAAATGTTGCCTTAGATGAACAAAGTGTTGAGATTAACAAAGATAACAATAGCGCAACAATTCATATGAATAATCAACAAATCTCTGTAGATAAAGTCTTGTTATCGGTTGGACGTAAACCAAATACTTCTGATATCGGATTACAAAATACAAAAGTGAAAACGACTCAATCAGGTCACATTATCACAAATCAATATCAACAAACTGAAGATAAGCATATATATGCTGCAGGTGATTGTATTGGTAAATTGCAATTAGCACATGTAGGGTCAAAGGAAGGTATCGTTGCAGTTGAACACATGTTTGATGATTCACCTTTACCTATCAACTATGATTTGATGCCAAAATGCATTTACACTTATCCTGAAATAGCTTCAATAGGGAAAAATTTAGAACAGGCTAAAGAAGCTAATATTAATGC harbors:
- the lpdA gene encoding dihydrolipoyl dehydrogenase is translated as MSEKQYDLVVLGGGTAGYVAAIRASQLGKTVAIVEKSLLGGTCLHKGCIPTKSLLKSAEVVHTIKNAKQFGIEVPEYHLNYERILDRKDEIVNQMYQGVQHLMKQNHIDVFNGTGRILGESIFSPQSGTISVEFEDGENEMIPNQFVLIATGSSPQPLPFLNFDHQVILSSDDILNMDILPDSIAIIGGGVIGLEFASYLTDLGVDVTIIEANERILPNESAQIAKTIKRELENRGAKFFENVALDEQSVEINKDNNSATIHMNNQQISVDKVLLSVGRKPNTSDIGLQNTKVKTTQSGHIITNQYQQTEDKHIYAAGDCIGKLQLAHVGSKEGIVAVEHMFDDSPLPINYDLMPKCIYTYPEIASIGKNLEQAKEANINAKNYKVSFKAIGKAMIESTGPQNGFCEVVVDQDQDEIIGLNMIGPHVTELINEVSLLQFMNGSSLELGLTTHAHPSLSEVLMELGLKIENRAIHV